One Vigna unguiculata cultivar IT97K-499-35 chromosome 7, ASM411807v1, whole genome shotgun sequence genomic region harbors:
- the LOC114192432 gene encoding CAAX prenyl protease 2 yields MEEEGVVLNAMALIACIAMALFYVAILYAPTVLLRLPPPSSFETYMIRRFLCAIVSTILSLFLSVLILPVQTKELHHIVGVFGIRRDHIWQAVILPLCLTSLMYAGSIFDKCLLLLASWRQHASSGDALSFDYYKIALQQFLDWLSEISSNILVWRKYVVAPLTEELVFRACMIPLLLCGGFKTYSVTLLCPIFFSLAHLNHFVEIYAKQNYRIMKAVVIIGLQLGYTVVFGSYASFLFIRTGHLVAPLVAHIFCNFMGLPVLYSQRSRIVSVTFIIGFLGFLWLLFPMTGPDLYNDRIDNCSCWQGYCTWRERIRMPQM; encoded by the exons ATGGAGGAAGAAGGTGTTGTTTTGAATGCAATGGCGTTGATCGCTTGCATAGCAATGGCCCTCTTCTACGTCGCCATCCTCTACGCTCCCACCGTCCTCCTCCGTCTTCCGCCTCCTTCTTCTTTCGAAACCTACATGATTAGACGCTTCCTGTGCGCCATCGTTTCGACTATTCTCTCCCTTTTCCTCTCCGTACTCATTCTCCCT GTGCAAACTAAGGAACTGCATCACATTGTTGGTGTATTTGGCATCCGGAGGGACCATATT TGGCAAGCAGTGATTCTTCCTCTTTGCTTGACCTCCCTAATGTATGCTGGGTCTATATTTGACAAGTGTCTTCTGTTACTGGCTTCTTGGAGGCAGCACGCAAGTTCTGGGGATGCCCTTTCCTTTGATTATTACAAAATTGCCTTACAGCAGTTTCTGGACTGGTTATCTGAGATTTCGTCAAATATTTTGGTGTGGCGAAAGTATGTTGTG GCACCCCTTACGGAGGAGTTGGTGTTTAGGGCATGCATGATACCTTTACTTCTGTGTGGAGGATTTAAAACATACAGTGTTACACTTCTTTGCCCTATTTTCTTCAGCTTGG CACATTTAAATCATTTTGTGGAGATTTACGCCAAGCAAAATTACAGAATAATGAAGGCTGTTGTGATTATAG GTCTCCAGCTTGGCTACACTGTTGTCTTTGGGTCATATgcatcttttcttttcattagaACTG GACACCTTGTAGCTCCTTTAGTGGCGcacatattttgtaattttatggGACTGCCTGTATTGTATTCGCAGAGAAGTA GGATTGTAAGTGTAACATTCATAATAGGATTCCTGGGCTTCTTGTGGCTTCTTTTCCCAATGACGGGCCCAGATTTGTATAATGATAGAATAGATAACTGCAGTTGTTGGCAAGGGTACTGCACATGGAGAGAAAGGATAAGAATGCCCCAGATGTAA
- the LOC114192277 gene encoding protein LITTLE ZIPPER 3 → MERLNSKLYLQNCYIMKENERLRKKAQLLNQENQALLSELKQKLSKGNQKANASNTILDLSLSSSGSQNPSSSSN, encoded by the coding sequence ATGGAGAGGTTGAACTCAAAGCTGTACCTGCAGAACTGTTACATAATGAAAGAGAACGAGAGACTGAGAAAGAAGGCACAGCTTCTTAATCAAGAGAATCAGGCACTGTTGTCTGAGCTCAAACAGAAACTCTCCAAGGGAAATCAGAAAGCTAATGCTTCAAACACCATTCTTGACCTGAGTCTGAGCTCAAGTGGCAGTCAAAATCCTTCTAGTTCCTCAAACTAA